Within Amycolatopsis sp. FDAARGOS 1241, the genomic segment GGGTCGCGGTAGATCGGGTTGCGGTCACCGATCGCGTCGGCGAACTCCCGGATCTTCTCCCGGCTCACTTCGTACTTGCTGTCGGGCGGATAGCTCCGCCCGATGAACGACTGGTCCAAAGGCACCCGCAGAGGCTAGCCGACCAGCGCCGCGCCGCCGTCCGCCACTCGGCCGCTTGCGACACCGGTCACGGCGGTCCCGAACGGGCTCCCGAACCGGCGCTGGACAGCGAAAAGCCGCCCCGGCGCAGTGCCGGAGCGGCGTCTCGAAGCTGGGAGAACCGCCTACGTCAGCGGGTCTCTTTGTGAGTCCGGTGCGTACCGCAGTTCGGGCAGAACTTCTTCATCTCCAAGCGGTCCGGGTCGTTGCGCCGGTTCTTCTTGGTGATGTAGTTGCGGTGCTTGCACTCTTCGCACGCCAGCGTGATCTTGGGTCGCACGTCGGTGGCAGCCACAGCGTTTCCTTCTCTCTCAGATCCGGGGGCCAGCCCCGTCGTTACCGCGTAGCGGTGGCCGGACTTGAACCGGCGACACAGCGATTATGAGCCGCTTGCTCTGCCAACTGAGCTACACCGCCATAACCAACGCCCACCCTGCCAGCGCAACCCCCGTTGAGGGTCCAGGGGGCGAAGCCCCTTGGCGGGGTCTGGGGGTTCGACCCCCAGACGGACGCCGCGAAGCGAGCTAGACTTGCGTTTCCCGCAAGCATAGCTCGCCCACTCGCGAGCCCCTTTACGGAATCGAACCGTAGACCTTCTCCTTACCATGGAGACGCTCTGCCGACTGAGCTAAAGGGGCTTGCCTCTTGCGAGGACTCTGAAAGATTAGCAAGGGGCGTCACCCGGCTGTGCAACCGGGGTCGGCTAACGGCAAAACCTCAGGTCAGCAAGGTCAGCACCGTCTCCGAGTGCCGGCCCGGGGAGCGCGCCGTGCGGGCCTGCAGCCAGGCCTCCAGGCGGTCCTCCGGCAGCGGCCGCGAGATCAGGTACCCCTGCGCGACGTCACAGCCCATCGCCTCGAGCTGGTCGCGGGCGACGTCCTCTTCGACGCCCTCCGCAACGACCGTCAGGCCCAGTGAGTGACCCAGCTCGACGATCGAGCGCACCACCGCGAGATCGCCGAGGTCGGTGCCCATGCCGAGCACGAAGCTCTTGTCGATCTTGACCTGGTCCACCGGCAGCTGGCGCAGGTACGCGAGCGACGAGTAGCCCGTGCCGAAGTCGTCGACCGCGAGCACGATGCCGAGCGAGTGCAGTTCGCGGAGGATCGGCAGGGCCTTCTGCGGGTCGGACATCACGCCGGACTCCGTGAGCTCGAACGTGAGCAGCTCGGGCGGCACGTCGTAGCGCTCCAGCTCGCGCTGCACCTTCGCCGGGAAGTCCTCGTCCGCCAGGTTGCGCACGGACAGGTTCACGGCCGCGGAGATGCGCAGGCCCTCGTCGAGCCACTTGCGCACGCGCTTGAGCGACGCCTCCAGCACGAAGGACGTCAGCACGCCGATCAGGCCGGCCGCTTCGATGGCGGGCACGAACTCGTCGGGGCCCAGGCGGCCGAACTCCGGGTGCACCCAGCGCACCAGCGCCTCGACGCCCTGCACCTGACGGTTGGGCAGCGTGATCTTGGGCTGGTAGTGCACGGATACGTGCCCGTCCTCCAGCGACTGCCGGAACTGCGTCACCATCTGGAACCGGCGCAGGAAGATCTGGCCCATGCTCGGCACGTAGCCGCGCACCTCTTCGCCACCGCGGGTGGCGCGGACGGCCACGTCGGCGCGCTGCAGCAGGCCGTCGACGTCGACCGCGTCGCCGTCTTCGGCCGAGGTGGTGGCGTAGCCGATCATCGCGTTGGCCTCGACCGAGAGCCGGTCGACGGGGTACGGCGCGGAAAGCTGCGTGCGCAGCCGTTCGGCGGCCGCGTGGGCGTTCTCGGGTGTGCACCCCACGAGCAAGGCGGCGAAGGACGCGCCCTCCAGCCGGGCGAGCGGCACGTCGGGGCCCAGCGCGTCGCGGATGCGGCGACCGGCGGCGATCACCATCCGGTCGGCCCACGAGTAGCCCAGCGCGTCGCTGACGGTCGAGAAGACGTCGAGGTCGATGCGCAGCACCACCGCGTTGGCGAAGTCGCGCAACGGCTCCTTGGCGACCTGCTGGAAGCCCGGCCGGTTGAGGTGGCCGGTGAGCGGGTCGTGGTACGCGTCGTGGCGCAGGGTCGCGAGCAGGCGCCGGTTGTCCAGCGACGTCGCGAGGTGGCTGGCCATCGTGCCGAGCAGCTGCACGTCGTACTTGCCGAACCCGCGCCAGCGCGAAAGCCGGTCGTGGGCCTCGACAACGCCCAGTAGCTGGTTCGCGCTGCGCAGCGGCACCACGAGCGCCTCCTGCGCGCCGCGGTTGAGCAGCGCCGCGCGGACGTCGGGGTTGGCCTCGGTGATGCGGAAGTGGCGCACGTGCGCGCCGGGCAGGCGCTGCAGCGGGTCGTCGGCGTTCGGGTCGACGGGCGGCAGTTCGTCGCCGGCCACCACGACGCGCATGGTGTCCTTCGCCTCCAGGCGCAGTCGCAGCACGACGCGCCCGGCCGCCAGCTGGTCCTTGATCCGCTCGGCGATGGTGGCCCACTCGCGCACGTCGACGCCGCCCACGAGTTCGTCGGCGCGGCTCGCCGGGCGCGCGGCGGCCTGCTGGCCCGAGCGCGCCACCATGAGGCTGACGTCCGAGAGCGCCTCCATGTCCCGTTGCTCGCGCAGCAGGTCGGAGTAGGCCCAGTACAGCGCGGTGAGGCCCAGGAACACTGCCAGCACCAACGGCCATGCCTGCGGGGTGTTCGCGATCACCAGGTAGCCCGACAGGCCGACCGACGCGTTCACGAACCCGACCACGAGGATGCGGCCGGTGAGCCGGATGGCGGTGCTCACGCGCATGCGGCGGCGCAGCACGCGCACGGCGGCCAGCGCCAGCAGCGTGCTGACCAGCGGCGCGGTGAGGGTGCCCGCCAGCGCGGCGACCCACGGCATGGTTTCGCCGCCGCCGACGGCCTGTTTCACCAGCCCCGCGATGGCGAACGCGCCGGTGATCTCGAGCAGGAACGCGCCCGCGTTGTAGAGGACGCGCCCGGCCACCTTCCGGGCGAGCAGCGTGCCGATGCCCGCGACCAGGTGCGCGGCCAGCACGACCTCGAAGGGCGCGACGAAGAAACCGATTACCAGCGGAATTTCTGTGAACGAGATCGTCCACGAGATGCCGCTGCGGACGTCGACGTTGATGCCCAGCTGTTCGGCGAGCAGGAACGCGAGCGCGAGCACTGGTCCGATCCACCAGAGCTTCGCCGAGCCGTGAAAGGGCAACCACGACCCGACCGCGAAGGCGGTGATCAGGCCGAGACCGAGGACTGCGAAGGTGTAGACCCGGAACCGGCGTTCGTCCGTGCGGGCCTCGGCGAAGGTCCCGGAAACGGCGCCCCCCTTGCCCTGTTTCGCCCCTGGGGCGGCATCAGGCCTGCCGTTGCTGTCCGGCATCCGACCTTCCTTCCCGGCTGGCCACCGGTCGCGCTCGTCCGTGACGTCAGGTGTGGACAAGGGCCATACCGTACCCCGTAGGGCGTACCCGTGTCCCTTTCGAGACAGTAGGAGATCACCCCAGGGTTAACAATGGGCGTGTGGCGCTGACCTGCGTGGACCAAGGAGTGAAACTGCCCGTTCGTGCCTGATCCGGCGCTGTGGGGTGTGTCCAGGGGTGCCGCCGGGCAATGCGGAGCGACAATGAAGTACATGCACAACGACGTGACAGCCACCGGGCACGCGGCGCGCATCGCCACGGTGGACGCGCTGCTTCCCGCGCCCCTCCCCTTCGAGGTCCACGGCGAGGCCACACTCCTGTCGGCGCAGGTCGGGGACACCACGGCCGCCGGGCTGGCCACCAGCACCGAACTCGGCCCGGACAGCCCCCGGTCGATCTGGCGAGCGCTGGCCGAACACCGGCTCGAGGTCCAGCTGGCCGGTCCCGACCCAGCCGCCGGCCTCGGCGCGTTGCTCACTCGATGGGATGAACACCTGGGGACCATCGCCCGGCCGGGGGATCCCGAGTGCGCCGCGGTGCTCTCGCGGCCGAGCCGCGACACCGCCGGCACCACCGAACTGCTCCGCCACGGCTTCGCGCCCGTCGGCGTGATCGCCGTCCGCCCGGCCGAGCGCATGGCCGCGCCCGGCCCCGCGACGACCCCGGGCGTCTGCATCCGCCACGCGACACCGGACGACCTCGGCACAGCCATGCGCCTGATGCTGGAGCTGCAGCGCTACGACTCGCAGTTCGGCAAGGTCACGGTGCGCCCGGGCATCGAGGAGCTCGTGAGCAAGGAGCTGCAGCGCCAGCTCGAACGCCCGGAGTCCCAGGTGTGGATCGCCGAGCTCTACGGCAAGGCGCTCGGGATGGTCGTGCTGCAGATGCCCGACGAAACGGCGTGGATCAAGCACCGCGTGGCCGCCGAGCGCATCGGCTACCTGTCGTCGCTGGCCGTCGCCGAGGCCGCCCGCTCGGCGGGCGTCGGCACCGCGCTGGCCGCCCACGCGCACCAAGTCTTCGACGAGGCCGGCGCCGACGTCGTGCTGTTGCACACCGCAGTGCCCAACCCGCGGTCGACGCCGTTCTGGTACGCGCAGGGTTACCGGCCACTGTGGACCGGGTGGCAGCGCCGGCCCGCCGTGCGCTGAGTTCTGCCGGTTTGGCGGCAGGTGTGCAGGCCGGTGCGCGACGAAGTGGAGCAATCCACAGCACAGCCCAGTGGTGGACAACCAGGGCGTGTCCGACCGGGTCTGACGATGCCTTGGGCCAGCTGATCACCGCGCGGAGGACAACTGCGCGGCGGTGAACGATGGCCGGCCAGTCGCAGCGCAGGCCCAGATCGTCTGCCACGGACCGAACACCGCCGGCGCGTACCGTCAGGCGATCCCACATCGATACCGGTGGATGACGCTCGACCATCGCCCGCGCATCCGAGAACGGCCGGCTGTCCCGCCCGTTTGCCCCGACGCGGATTCGGCGTTCCTCCGAGACGCTCGCCACGCGTTCCGGCCGCGTTCGTTTGCAGCGCGGCACCGGGTTCTCCGTCTCCGCGGACCGCGCCGTCGTGGGTGCTCGCTAGTCTGGCCACCGACGACGAGGGGAGACCCGACGTGAGCGATCAGCCGGCGTCCGCGCCGAAGGCGCCCGAAGGCGTCGACACCGAGAAGCCGTCGGCGGCGCGGATCTACGACTGGTACCTCGGCGGCACCCAGAACTGGGCCGTCGACCGCGAGTTCGGCCGGCGCGTCGAGCAGCAGTGGCCCCTGGTGCGGCCGGGCGCGAAGCAGAACCGCGAGTTCATGAACCGCGTGGTGCGCGGCGCGCTGGCCGCCGGGATCCGGCAGTTCGTGGACCTCGGCTCGGGCGTGCCGACGGCCGGCAACGTCCACGAGGTCATCGAGGCCGAGCTCGACGACGAAGACCGCGCGACCGTGCTGTACGTGGACTACGAGCCCGTGGCCGTCGCCCACGCGACGCTGATCCTCGAAGAGGGCGCGGCCACCGACTGGGCCGGCATCCTGCAGGCGGACCTGCGCGATCCGAAGTCCGTGCTGCGCGCGCCGACCACGCGCGAGTACATCGACTTCAGCCGGCCGGTGTGCCTGCTGATGATGGCCGTGCTGCACTTCGTCGGCCCGGACGACGACCCTGACGGCCTGGTCAAGGCGTACCGCGACACGCTCGCGCCCGGCAGCTGGCTCGCGATCTCGCAGATGAGCGAGGGCAACGGCAGCGGCCCGGCGCTCGACGGTCTGCGCTGGTTCGTGGAGCAGTACCGCAAGACGAGCAACCCCGTGTGGATGCGCGACCGCGAGGAGATCGTGCCGTTTTTCGGCGGGTGGCCGCTGCTTGAACCGGGCATCGTGCACCTGCCTGACTGGCGGCCCGAGCGCGAGCTCAACGCGGTCGAGGCCGAGGCCCGGCCGTTCGCTTGGTGCGGCGTCGCCGAGAAGCCGGCGGAGTGAGCGCACCGGAAGGCCCCGCGGGCGTGGACGTCGAGAAGCCCTCGGCTGCGCGGGTCTACGACTGGTACCTGGGCGCGACCAGAACTGGGCCGTCGACCGCGAGTTCGGCCGGCGCGTGGAGAAGGTGTGGCCGCTGATCCGGCCGATCTCGAGGCAGAACCGCGCGTTCACGAACCGCGTGGTGCGCGCGGCGCTCGACGCGGGGATCCGGCAGTTCGTGGATCTCGGCTCGGGGGTGCCGACGGCGGGCAACGTGCACGAGATCGTGCGCGAGCGGCTGCCGGAGGACGAAGGCGCGACCGTCGTGTACGTGGACTACGAGCCGGTGGCGGCGGCGCATTCGCGCGTGATCCTCGAACGCGAGGGCGCCGGCGACCGGGCGGGCCTCGTGCAGCGCGACATCCGGGACCCGAAAGCGCTCTTCGCCGACGAGACGACAAAGCGGCTCATCGACTGGTCCGAACCCGTGTGCCTGCTGATGATCACCGTGCTGCACTTCATCGGCCCGGACGACGACCCCGACGGGCTGATGGCGACCTACCGTTCGAAGCTCGCTCCGGGTTCGTGGCTCGCCGTGACGCACGCCACGTGCCGCGACGACGCGCCGCCGGACCGCGCAGCCGAGGTGAAGGCGTTCATCGAGGCGTACCGCGACACGAGCAACCCGGCGTACCTGCGCTCGGACGCGGAGATCCTGCCGTGGTTCGGCGGCTGGCCACTGCTGGATCCGGGGATGTCGGCGCTGCCGGACTGGCGCCCGGAACAGCCGGTGTCGGCGCTGGAGGCCCAGACACGGCCGTTCGCGTGGTGCGCGGTGGCCGAGCGGCCCTGACGTGGCGCACGCCTCAGCGCGGAGCCTCTTTCCCAGGTCAGCGGCACGTCCGCTGCCAGCGAACACTCCTCGGGAAACAAACCCGCCCCAGAGATAGTTGAGCACTGCAGACTCAACTATCCGAGGAGTGCACATGTCTGATCCCCGCCTCCTGCCCGTGCTCCCGCTCGATGACGACGTCGTGCTGCCGGGCATGGTGGTCCCGCTCGACTTCACCGATGTCGAGATCCGGGGCGCGGTGGAGTCCGCCCAGGCCAAGACGCCCGCGACGGCGTCGTTCCCCGGCATCCGCTCCGGCGCGGCCACCAAGGCCGAAGTGCTGATCGTGCCCCGGGTCCACGGCGAGTACGCCGAACTCGGCACGGTCGCGACCGTCGAGCGCATCGGCCGGGTTCCCGGCGGCAAGGCCGCCGTGCTCCTGCGCGGCACCGGCCGCGCCGTGGTGGGCCGCATCGCGGACGGTCCCGGCGCCGCGCGCTGGGTCCACGCCGACGAGGCAACCGAATTCACCGACGACCGCTCCGCGCAGCTCGCCACGGAGTACAAGGCTGTGGTCATCTCGCTGCTCCAGCAGCGCGGTGGCTGGCAGATGATCGACGCCGTCCAGCAGGTCGAGGACCCGTCGGCGGTGGCCGACCTGTCCGGCAACGCGCCGTACCTGAAGACGGAGCAGAAGATCGAGCTGCTGACCACGCTCGACGTGAGCAAGCGGCTCGAGAAGGCCATGGAGTGGAGCAAGGAGTACCTCGCCGAGCTCGAAGTGACCGACACCATCCGCAAGGACGTCCAGGAGGGCATGGACAAGCAGCAGAAGGAATTCCTGCTGCGCCGCCAGCTCGAGGCGATCCGCAAGGAGCTCGGTGAGCTCGACGGCACCGACAAGGACGACGACTACCGCGCCCGCGTCGAGGCCGCCGAACTGCCCGACAACGTGAAGAAGGCCGCGCTGGCCGAGGTCGACAAGCTGGAGCGCACCTCCGAGCAGTCACCCGAGGGCGGCTGGATCCGGACCTGGCTCGACACGGTGCTGGAGCTGCCGTGGAACGAGCGGACCGAGGACGTCTACGACATCGCCGCCGCGCGCGCCGTGCTCGACGCGGACCACGCGGGCCTCGACGACGTCAAGGAGCGGATCATCGAGTACCTGGCCGTGCGCAAGCGTCGTGCGGAGTCGGGTCTCGGCCCGATCGGCGGCCGTCGTTCGGGTGCGGTGCTGGCGCTCGCCGGTCCTCCCGGGGTCGGCAAGACGTCGCTCGGCGAGTCGGTCGCGAAGGCGATGGGCCGCAAGTTCGTCCGTGTCGCCCTCGGTGGCATCCGGGACGAGGCGGAGATCCGCGGGCACCGGCGCACGTACGTCGGCGCGCTGCCCGGCCGCGTGGTGCGGGCCATCAAGGAGGCCGGTTCGATGAACCCGGTCGTGCTGCTCGACGAGATCGACAAGGTCGGCGCCGACTACCGCGGCGACCCGACGGCCGCCCTGCTGGAGGTGCTGGACCCGGAGCAGAACCACACGTTCCGCGACCACTACCTCGAGGTGGAGCTGGACCTGTCCGACGTCGTGTTCCTCGCGACGGCCAACGCGCTGGAGACCATCCCCGGCCCGCTGCTCGACCGCATGGAGCTCGTCACGCTCGACGGGTACACCGAGCACGAGAAGGTGACGATCGCCCGTGACCACCTGCTCCCGCGCGAGCTGGAGCGCGCCGGCCTCGCGTCCGGCGACGTGGTGATCGCCGACGAGGCGTTCAGCCGGATCGCCGCCGAGTACACCCGCGAGGCGGGCGTGCGCGACGCGAACCGCACGATCGCCAAGCTGCTGCGCAAGGTCGCGACGAAGGTGGCTCTGGACGAGGTTTCGCTGCCGGTTTCCGTGAGCGCCGCCGATCTGGAGAAGTACCTGGGCCGCCCGCGGCACGTGCCGGAGTCGTCGCTGCCGACCTCGACCCAGCGCACGTCGATCCCCGGCGTGGCAACGGGTCTGGCCGTGACGGGCGCGGGTGGTGACGTCCTGTACATCGAGGCGTCGCTGAACGACCCCGAGAGCGGCTCGACGGGTCTGCAGCTCACCGGCCAGCTGGGCGACGTGATGAAGGAGTCCGTGCAGATCGCGCTCTCCTACCTGCGTTCGCACGGCGCGGAGCTCGAGCTGCCCGTCAGCGACCTGAAGGACCGCGGCATCCACGTCCACGTCCCCGCGGGCGCGGTGCCGAAGGACGGCCCCTCGGCCGGCGTCACCATGACGACGGCTCTCGCCTCGCTGCTCTCGGGTCGCGTGGTGCGGGCGGACGTCGCGATGACCGGCGAGGTCTCACTGACCGGCCGCGTGCTGCCGATCGGTGGCGTGAAGCAGAAGCTGCTCGCCGCCCACCGGGCCGGGATGAAGACCGTGATCATCCCGCAGCGCAACGAGCCGGACCTGGACGACGTGCCCGCCGAGGTGCTGTCGCAGCTGGACGTGCACGCCGTGGCGAACGTGCGTGAGGTCCTGGAACTGGCCCTGACACCGGCTTCGTCGGAGGTTCCGGCGGCAGCTTGATCCACGTGCCGGAAGGCCCCCGTTTCCCTTGGGAGACGGGGGCTTTTCACTTCTCGAAGGCCTCCACCACGACCCGTGCGCCCTCGCCCGCGGCGAAGTGGGCGGCGCGCCGCTCGAGGTCGGCCAGCTGGGCCGCGGCGTGCGGACACGGGAACCCGAACCGCTCCCGCACCCGCTCTGACGCGACCCGTCAACGCCGCCCTGCGGCGCTCGACGAACTCCGCGACCGAGTACCCCTCCCCCGCGGCGAAGTGCTCTTCGACCACAGTGGACGGTGAGTAGCACCGCTGCACCGAATCATCCGGCCACCGCACTCGGAACACGACTTCGGGCATGGTGGCTCCTCGCGGCTCTCCTGGCGCGCCTGAGTGGACACCACCCGTGTTTCCCGGATGTTGCGGGAGACTGGGATGTGAGCACTGCCACTGCTCAGAGGTCGAGCTTGCGCCATTCGAACCGCTGCCGCCACGACGGATCGCCCGTGGCGAAGCCGGTGAAGGCCGTGATGACGTCGTCGAGGGAGCGGACGTCGGTGCGGTGGTGGCGGTCCGGTGAGCCGTCGCGGTGTTCGAGGGCGTAGTGGCGGGCCGGGGCGCCCGCGGACTTGCCCTGGCCGACCTGGACGTAGGAGTCGCCGCGTTCGAGGACGGCGTACCAGTTGGTGCGGGACAGGCGTTCCAGGGCGCGGCGAATGGCGATGGCGTCCGGGTTTTCGGCGTGGGAGCCGTCGCAGGACGTGAGGGTGAGGGCGCCGGGGTGGTGGACCGCGCCGGATTGCGGGTCGTAGGCCACGAGGCCGTGGCGGCGGGCCAGGTCGAGCACGAAGCGCCGCACGGCCTCCGCATGTGCCCGGGCGATGGGCATGACGACGGCGTCGGCGAACTGGCTCAAGCCGGCGTTCCACGGCGACCGCTCGGGATCGTCGGCGTCGACCAGCTCCGGGTACTGGGCCGTCAGGTCGCGGTAGAACGCCGCGACCTGCGGCTGCCGGACGCCGTCGGGCTCGTTGTCGGCGAGCCGGTCGTACCGGGCCTTCGGCTCGGTGTCGGCAGCGGACCACACGACCAGATCGAAACTCACGCTAAACCTCTCCCCCAGGCGAGACCGTGAGTCTACGGCCTCGCCTGGGGGAGGCGGCGCAGTGTGGCCAGCGCGAAATGAATGTCGATGTGGACTACGACGATCACCGGGCATGAGTCGCGTGAACATGGAAGCGCCCCCGGACCGTGCTGATCGGGGGGCGCTTGCGGTGTGGCAGGTGAGGGATTCGAACCCCCGAAGGCTGAGCCGTCTGATTTACAGTCAGATCCCTTTGGCCGCTTGGGTAACCTGCCCAGGCCGGGTGACCGGCCGGGTAGAAGGATACCCAACGGCCGGACCCGAGGATCAACCGGGTGGCAGGGTCTAGGCTGGTGGCCCCTGACGAGCGAGTACGAGGTGTGAGGACACGTGGCGGATCCCTCTTTCGACGTGGTGAGCAAGGTCGACCGCCAGGAGGTGGACAACGCCCTGAACCAGGCGAGCAAGGAGCTGGGCACGCGGTTCGACTTCCGGGGCACCGGGACGACCATCAGCTGGGCGGGCGAGGAAGCCCTCACTATCGAGTCGGAGACCGAGGAGCGGGCGCTCGCCGCCGTGGAGGTCTTCAAGGAGAAGCTGATCAAGCGCAACATCTCGCTCAAGGCGTTCGAAGCCGGCGAGCCCGCGCTCTCCGGCAAGACCTACAAGATCGGCGGCAAGATCCTCCAGGGCATCGCCTCCGACAAGGCCAAGCAGATCGCCAAGTTCATCCGCGACGAAGGCCCGAAGGGCGTCCAGGCCCAGATCCAGGGCGACCAGCTGCGGGTGTCGGGCAAGAAGAAGGACCAGCTGCAGGACGTGATCGCGTTGCTGAAGGGGAAGGACTTCGAGATCGCGTTGCAGTTCACCAACTACCGGTGACGCACCCTCGTTGACCTGCGGGTATCCGCTAGCGGGTGCCCGTGGGTACAACCCAGCGCCGGCGTCCGGCCGATGTAGCTGCGCGATCTCACCGAACCGGAGCACTGGTGGACTCCTCATCGCCGCCTACCGGGTGCTGGACGGTGCCACGTGGAGCGACCGGTTTCCGCGACGTCGGAGCGAGCCCGCTACCCAGCACCGACCGGAAGGCCTTCGCGGCGCTCACCCATGACACGGCCCGGCTGCTCGGCGCCACGGTGGAGCAGATCACCGCGCCGGAGCTGTACAGCACCTTCCACACAGCGACGCTCACCCATCGCGGACAGCAGCAGCGACGGTTCGCCATCGTGTGCCACCGTCATGTCCCCGTGCTCGCCCTCGCCGAGCCGGTCACGGGCTGGGGTCCGGTCACCATCATCGAAGACGCGGTCATCCAGGCAGCGCTTGCGACTCAGACGTCGTTCCGGCTTCTCACCATCGACGAGCTCACCAGCCCGCTGAACCGCGCCGACCTGTCCGCTCTGGCCAAAGCCGAACTGCGCCAGATCGCGCACTGGAAGCCACGCACCATCAGCGACCTGCTGTTCAACCACTGGGACTGACCGCGGCCTCCACCGACTGCGTTCGTGGCGAAGCCCGGTAAAGGCGGTACCGGGCACAAATCCGCGGCACCGAAGGCCAATCCTGAGCCAAACGCCGCCGCGACTCCCGAGCGCGGGAGGCGCTCGGCGCGTGAAGACCCACCCGGTGGGCGGTGACTACAGGTCACTGCGGGGTGAGCGTCCACTGGCCGTCCCACGCCTCCACCTGCACGTAAGTCGGGCCCGGGACCGGGAATGAACCGGTGTAGGGGCCGATCTGGTTCACCACCAGGGCCATCGTGCCGCCGCCCTGGACCCAGACGGCGGTGTCGCCCCGGTTCTTCGCGGTGAACGACGCGAGCGAAACGTCCGGCGGGATGGCCACGACGGCGTCACCCTTGCCCGTATACGGCTTGCCGGCCGGGGCGGTCGGGAGGGTGCGGTGGTCGGAGACCGTGACGGTCCAGGCGGCATCTGCGGAAACGCTGAGGGTGTGCGACGGCTTGGCTGATTCGCGGACGTTGAACCAGACCGTGCCGTGGTAGGCGCCGATGGCGTTGACGAGCAGACCTTCGTCGCCGTCGGTGTGGACGATGACGTTGGACGCGCAGTGCGGGCAGTCGAAGGTCAGGAACCCGGGGACGTCGGCGGGCCAGGAGAGGGTGACGGTGCCGTCGCCCTTGCCGGTGTGGGTTTCCGTCGGGGCCTCCAGGCGGCGGGGTGGCGGGGCCGGTGACGACGACGGAGCCGAGTGGCCGCCCAGCGACCCCAGGAGCACACCGCGCCCCGACGGCTGCACGCTGCACGAAGCCGTGACCAGCGCGATCAGCACCACGGCGGCAACGCGCCCGGCGATCCGCGTCATTTCCCGTTCCCCCTCGTGAGCCACCGCGCGGCCCTCCGCTGATCTTTCGTCACCCTTCGACGATCCGTTACCTCCTCCTGACACCCGATCGAGCAGCCGAAACCCCACGACCGGGTGGAGTCTGCGCGCTGACCTGCGGAAGCGCCGCAAAACGGCCCGGGCCGAGGCCGGTTGCGTGGTGTAATCGCGCGGCCACCCGTGAGAGAGGTTCAGGATGCGCCGTTGGACACCAGTGATCGCCCTCCTCACCTCGCTGGTGGTGATCGCCGCCGGGCTCACGCCCGCGTCCGCCGTGGTCGACAAGCAACAGCTGGTGCCGGGCTACGGCTCGTACGCGCGGCTGATCCGGCTGCAGTACTCGCCGTTCGGGCGCGGCCACATCCTGGCGTCGCTCACGAGTGAGGACGCCGGCGGCAAGTTCACGCCCATCATGGAGAGCACCGACGAAGGCGCTTCGTTCCACGAGATCGGCGAGATCCGCGACCCCGACGGCAAGCTCGGCGAGTGCTGCGGCACCCTGTACGAACTGCCGCAACGCGTCGGGCGGCTGCGCGCGGGCACCGTGCTGTGGGCCGCGAGCTACCGGCAGGACGCGGGCGCGCAGCGGCGCATCGGGATCAAGGTCTGGGCCAGCATCGACGGGGGGAAGCACTGGTCGTTCCTGGCGGAGGCCGCGCGGTCGCACAACCACGACGGCATATGGGAGCCGGAGTTCAACGTCGACGC encodes:
- the rpmG gene encoding 50S ribosomal protein L33, with protein sequence MAATDVRPKITLACEECKHRNYITKKNRRNDPDRLEMKKFCPNCGTHRTHKETR
- a CDS encoding bifunctional diguanylate cyclase/phosphodiesterase encodes the protein MPDSNGRPDAAPGAKQGKGGAVSGTFAEARTDERRFRVYTFAVLGLGLITAFAVGSWLPFHGSAKLWWIGPVLALAFLLAEQLGINVDVRSGISWTISFTEIPLVIGFFVAPFEVVLAAHLVAGIGTLLARKVAGRVLYNAGAFLLEITGAFAIAGLVKQAVGGGETMPWVAALAGTLTAPLVSTLLALAAVRVLRRRMRVSTAIRLTGRILVVGFVNASVGLSGYLVIANTPQAWPLVLAVFLGLTALYWAYSDLLREQRDMEALSDVSLMVARSGQQAAARPASRADELVGGVDVREWATIAERIKDQLAAGRVVLRLRLEAKDTMRVVVAGDELPPVDPNADDPLQRLPGAHVRHFRITEANPDVRAALLNRGAQEALVVPLRSANQLLGVVEAHDRLSRWRGFGKYDVQLLGTMASHLATSLDNRRLLATLRHDAYHDPLTGHLNRPGFQQVAKEPLRDFANAVVLRIDLDVFSTVSDALGYSWADRMVIAAGRRIRDALGPDVPLARLEGASFAALLVGCTPENAHAAAERLRTQLSAPYPVDRLSVEANAMIGYATTSAEDGDAVDVDGLLQRADVAVRATRGGEEVRGYVPSMGQIFLRRFQMVTQFRQSLEDGHVSVHYQPKITLPNRQVQGVEALVRWVHPEFGRLGPDEFVPAIEAAGLIGVLTSFVLEASLKRVRKWLDEGLRISAAVNLSVRNLADEDFPAKVQRELERYDVPPELLTFELTESGVMSDPQKALPILRELHSLGIVLAVDDFGTGYSSLAYLRQLPVDQVKIDKSFVLGMGTDLGDLAVVRSIVELGHSLGLTVVAEGVEEDVARDQLEAMGCDVAQGYLISRPLPEDRLEAWLQARTARSPGRHSETVLTLLT
- a CDS encoding GNAT family N-acetyltransferase, with translation MHNDVTATGHAARIATVDALLPAPLPFEVHGEATLLSAQVGDTTAAGLATSTELGPDSPRSIWRALAEHRLEVQLAGPDPAAGLGALLTRWDEHLGTIARPGDPECAAVLSRPSRDTAGTTELLRHGFAPVGVIAVRPAERMAAPGPATTPGVCIRHATPDDLGTAMRLMLELQRYDSQFGKVTVRPGIEELVSKELQRQLERPESQVWIAELYGKALGMVVLQMPDETAWIKHRVAAERIGYLSSLAVAEAARSAGVGTALAAHAHQVFDEAGADVVLLHTAVPNPRSTPFWYAQGYRPLWTGWQRRPAVR
- a CDS encoding SAM-dependent methyltransferase, which translates into the protein MSDQPASAPKAPEGVDTEKPSAARIYDWYLGGTQNWAVDREFGRRVEQQWPLVRPGAKQNREFMNRVVRGALAAGIRQFVDLGSGVPTAGNVHEVIEAELDDEDRATVLYVDYEPVAVAHATLILEEGAATDWAGILQADLRDPKSVLRAPTTREYIDFSRPVCLLMMAVLHFVGPDDDPDGLVKAYRDTLAPGSWLAISQMSEGNGSGPALDGLRWFVEQYRKTSNPVWMRDREEIVPFFGGWPLLEPGIVHLPDWRPERELNAVEAEARPFAWCGVAEKPAE
- the lon gene encoding endopeptidase La, with translation MSDPRLLPVLPLDDDVVLPGMVVPLDFTDVEIRGAVESAQAKTPATASFPGIRSGAATKAEVLIVPRVHGEYAELGTVATVERIGRVPGGKAAVLLRGTGRAVVGRIADGPGAARWVHADEATEFTDDRSAQLATEYKAVVISLLQQRGGWQMIDAVQQVEDPSAVADLSGNAPYLKTEQKIELLTTLDVSKRLEKAMEWSKEYLAELEVTDTIRKDVQEGMDKQQKEFLLRRQLEAIRKELGELDGTDKDDDYRARVEAAELPDNVKKAALAEVDKLERTSEQSPEGGWIRTWLDTVLELPWNERTEDVYDIAAARAVLDADHAGLDDVKERIIEYLAVRKRRAESGLGPIGGRRSGAVLALAGPPGVGKTSLGESVAKAMGRKFVRVALGGIRDEAEIRGHRRTYVGALPGRVVRAIKEAGSMNPVVLLDEIDKVGADYRGDPTAALLEVLDPEQNHTFRDHYLEVELDLSDVVFLATANALETIPGPLLDRMELVTLDGYTEHEKVTIARDHLLPRELERAGLASGDVVIADEAFSRIAAEYTREAGVRDANRTIAKLLRKVATKVALDEVSLPVSVSAADLEKYLGRPRHVPESSLPTSTQRTSIPGVATGLAVTGAGGDVLYIEASLNDPESGSTGLQLTGQLGDVMKESVQIALSYLRSHGAELELPVSDLKDRGIHVHVPAGAVPKDGPSAGVTMTTALASLLSGRVVRADVAMTGEVSLTGRVLPIGGVKQKLLAAHRAGMKTVIIPQRNEPDLDDVPAEVLSQLDVHAVANVREVLELALTPASSEVPAAA